The following is a genomic window from Spirosoma agri.
CAATACACCTTCGTAATTTTTCAGAACACCAAACGCATCGAAAAAAATTACTTTGTAATTCGCGGCTACAGTTCTGAAATTATCAAGTTGCATAAATAATAGTGGTAAGGAGGGGCCAATAGCTCTTCTGCCGAACTATCAACCCGCCGTAGAATAATTGTGATTCGCTCACAAATCATTTGTAAAAATACGGCTCAAACCCACCGGAATAACTTTTTTATAAAAAAAGCCGTATTCGAGCTGATTCGACGCGGCTTTTTTGATTCGTAGTAAGATTTTACTAGGCTTTTACAAGACAACGACGGCTTTTCCAATCACCTGCCGATCCATCAGGGCTCGCAACGCCAGCGGTGCTTCCGTAAGCGGATAGGTTTTGTAAATGTGTTGCGTCAGTTGACCATCGTTGATCCAGCGCAGAATCTGATCGAAATTGGCCAGGCTAACCGCTGGTTCGCGCTGCGCGAAGGCACCCCAGAATACGCCCACCAGAGAGGCCCCCTTGAGTAATGCCAGATTCAGCGGAATGGTCGGGATCGAGCCAGCCGCAAAACCAACGACCAGATACCGGCCTTTCCAGGCTAGTGACCGGATGCAGGGTTCGGCATAGCGGTCGCCAACGGGATCGTAAACGACATCGATGCCAGTCCCTTCTGTCAGGATTTTGATGCGCTCACGGAGATCTTCGGCCGTATAATTGATCGTTTCATGGGCACCCAGCTGGCGGCAGACTGCCAGTTTTTCGTCGCTCGATGCAGCGGCAATGACCCGTGCGCCCATCAATACGCCCAGCTGAACGGCGGCCAGTCCCACACCGCCAGCGGCCCCAAGAACCAGTAGTGTTTCGCTCGGTTTTAAATTAGCCCGGTCTTTTAGCGCGTGGTACGATGTGCCATAGGTGTATAGGGTCGAAGCCGCCGTAACGTAATCCATGCCATCCGGCATGAGCAGGGTGGTGGATGCGTTGGCGACGACTTCTTCGGCAAATCCGCCATGTCCGGTCAGGGCAAAGACGTTGTCGCCCACCGACAGGTGCGTAACGCCCTCACCAACCTCTTTGATGACGCCCGCTACTTCGCCCCCCGGTGAGAACGGGAAGGGCGGTTTGAACTGATATTTTCCGTCGATCATGAGCGTATCCGGAAAGTTGACGCCACACGCCTTGACGCTGACAACAACCTGTCCCTTGCCCGCTTTGGGCGATTCGATTTCGTCGAAAACCAGGGTTTCGGGTGGGCCAAACTGGGTGCACAAAATGGCTTTCATAGCATA
Proteins encoded in this region:
- a CDS encoding NADPH:quinone oxidoreductase family protein, with product MKAILCTQFGPPETLVFDEIESPKAGKGQVVVSVKACGVNFPDTLMIDGKYQFKPPFPFSPGGEVAGVIKEVGEGVTHLSVGDNVFALTGHGGFAEEVVANASTTLLMPDGMDYVTAASTLYTYGTSYHALKDRANLKPSETLLVLGAAGGVGLAAVQLGVLMGARVIAAASSDEKLAVCRQLGAHETINYTAEDLRERIKILTEGTGIDVVYDPVGDRYAEPCIRSLAWKGRYLVVGFAAGSIPTIPLNLALLKGASLVGVFWGAFAQREPAVSLANFDQILRWINDGQLTQHIYKTYPLTEAPLALRALMDRQVIGKAVVVL